The proteins below come from a single Oncorhynchus tshawytscha isolate Ot180627B linkage group LG22, Otsh_v2.0, whole genome shotgun sequence genomic window:
- the LOC121840429 gene encoding cilia- and flagella-associated protein 251-like, giving the protein MNQASSSTDKRSELTEEERLSSHGLSSSRGLEEEEAEGDDEEEDKGSLKEEERPSSHGLSSSRGLEEEEAEGDDEEEDKGSLKEEERPSSHGLSSSRGLEEEEVEGDDEEEEEEGSLVEKFQDEAPKSPSPITMVTPGAYEDEEGEGSEEATPLAISYKHTRRLM; this is encoded by the exons ATGAACCAGGCATCCAGCTCCACAGACAAGAG GTCAGAACTTACAGAGGAGGAGCGTCTGTCGAGCCACGGCCTGTCCAGCTCCCGGGggctagaggaggaggaggcggagggagatgatgaagaggaggacaaaG GCAGCCTGAAGGAGGAGGAGCGTCCGTCGAGCCACGGCCTGTCCAGCTCCCGGGggctagaggaggaggaggcggagggagatgatgaagaggaggacaaaGGCAGCCTGAAGGAGGAGGAGCGTCCGTCGAGCCACGGCCTGTCCAGCTCCCGGGggctagaggaggaggaggtggagggagatgatgaagaggaggaggaagaaggcaGCCTGGTGGAGAAATTTCAGGACGAAGCGCCCAAATCCCCCTCCCCGATCACCATGGTCACACCGGGGGCATACGAagatgaagagggggagggatCGGAGGAAGCCACACCGTTGGCTATAAGCTACAAACACACCCGCAG